ggaagcataattcagcctttaccCTACAAGCAAATCCTGAATAAAGGTTCCTTTTGTTCTATtcatgtctgcctgtctgtcttcaaTGTCTGATTTTTGTAACAAACAACCCGCGTGAATATATGTTGATATATTTATCGATTTATGATCACTTTTatagtgcaaacatgtaattCCTCTATAGACGTAATAAACTGTAGGAGCGAGCGACTCTACCAAGATGGCCGCCGCGTAGGCACATCGCTCCAATCGGCAGCAGCACTCAACGCGGCGTCTACGTATATATGTCTATGGTGGACATCAGGACCTGTGCGATGGTGATGTAGTCCCGTCCCTCCACGGAGCTCGTCTTGACGTGCGGCCCTTCCCTCCGGTCCAGCAGCGCCGAGCAAAATTTCagcatgttttaaatgtttgggTGGTGAGTGTTGgagctatttattatttttgaaatactttttaaatatttattcctttagtttagtttacacATAACACATTAGTTTTACACATTAAGTAATTTCATTAGGCCcacggttctcaaagtggggtccgcgACGCATAGCCAGGGGGTCCGCGAAAAAAttcacagaaatgtatttttttctcttattattaatttttaaaaaacttttttgggggAGGGGCATTAAACTGTGAACTAAACACTGTGTTCgtttttaagtgtctcccaTGACTGATTTGGGGAGCTTACTCatgtgattacacatcaggcaATCTGCTATGACATCTCACAGGCGCTTGCACGGCTTCACAAAtaacacagacaacaaacactcaaagcgAGTCCgtcagtgagcacgtttacatgcacaccttattcctgtattaaccggtatatcctcaatattccggttgcgcacgtgtcatgtaaacacgcaccgaacccgattaaggtcatattccggttggagagaattccgaataagccccctggcatattcctgttccaaccggaatattggggcatgtaaacaccttagccggaaaatgccccgaaccggaatattcagtcacgactgcgcctgctcgacctgcaaggaattctgtggcgtctttgttgctatggttacctgcaagcggggaaaaccgCATgacgaacagcagcaagagccaggagactgtagtccgccttcagctaatgaaagacttaaatatcatggaggatatagatgggagaaaacatagaactagcgacagaagaaaaagaagaagacttcttcgtctgtatttccggcaggccagacgcctatacgcgtactgctgccccccgtggctgagtgtcgcattacgtcagagagtggaatacgccgaaacacgggggcatgccaagtaacatgtaaacggaatattccagttgccgcagcgcagttatcttaaccggaatattgacccgaaccggaatatggtgtgcatgtaaacgtagtcagtgTCTAGTCAATTCTTCtggtacacaaagggttaacagccgGTCTCAGATAGAAGTCCCGCCTCcaacctaatatcgctcatcgattggctctgTCGTTTCTTGCTAATGCATGATTGGtcgtccccgctgtcactccatgtggttgtaaaaaagAGCTGGAGGACGCGCACAGCtgagtttgtttggctggttggTCAGCAGCTACGCACACTGACtgatttcttcactgtttatttcgtcaggtggcagttagaacaacagttcagcatgcttctttgacatgagagctcttatcaggcacattggcctgttgtctctagggaagcaggaattatccatttttactaaccatgttttaaaatgtcaagcttatagaactgtagagcctcaacaacagagattttattttttcaaataagagcaaggcaatggacactaatctgtttgtatttaggtagtgtcaaacatttattttatttctgtacggtgttgttgatgtacagtatgatgcacagttgcactaaagacaagaactcagttgaattgcctgcttgtctttctttagttgcctttaacttacaacattacagaattattaaatacttgtagtcagtacAGATATTCATATgtgcagtataaacattaatgtcaatcccttactagtttttattttttctgattatgatcgtttgcttgtttatttgatcagcaaTACATGAcgtgaaattgcagtcataaatgcaaaaaagatcAAGTTTCAGGGGCGCCGCCTTGGAGCGCTTTTACGTCCCCACCCAACCAAACCTACGCCCTTGGATGAGgctatgtgctaatgctgctaatcaactagctaagagtacaaatgtggttataagCAGAGGTGGGACCAAGTCATTGTTTTGTCACAAGTAAAAAGCAAAGAGAACATGTAAGGcagctgaaagaaaatggaggaaaaccaaGCTCACAGTTCACTGTAACATATACAAAGAAGCCATGAACACCTATGACAAAGAAATACGCCTGGCAAGAATGAACCATTTTTCCAAGATTATCACAGAGAATTCAGGAAACTCTACAATATTGTTCTCCACTGTTGACCAGCTACACTGTGATAAATCAAGGTCAAGGTAACTTTATTatccccaatggggcaatttgttgtgcagccagcagagagaaCACTCCTCcatacatacatggacatacAACTCATCAGACAGTggacatgataaataaatacaacattaaaaaaaaaatacaataaaaccaaTGCAAACCAATGAACCGTACTAGTTAAAAAACAGTCATGTGATAGTGTTTAAAAAACTAGTGACAGTGGGTATAAAAGAGTTCTTGTGTCTGTTGGTCTTACATCTTTTTGATATAAATCTACGGCCGGACGGAGGCAGTGTGAACTCTGAGTGTAGGGGGTGACTAGGATCATCTAGGATTGATCTGGCTTTCTTAATGGCTCTATTTTTGTAGGTGGATGGCAGGTCATTTAGGGTAGCCCCAGCAATCTTGCTACACTCATGCACAATGCTCTgcagacgttttttgttttttaaagttaaaaacccgtaccagcagataaaagaaaaggtaagaacagactcaataaaacaAGAGTAAAACATCTTCATAAAGGTGCTATCCACATTAAAATGCCTGAGTTTGCGATAAAAATACATGCGTTGGTGAGCTTTCTTACATACCTGGTCAATCTGATGCTCGAAGGTTAATTTGTGGTCAATAACAGTCCCAAGGTATTTATAGTTTTTCACAACTTCCACAGCCAGATCATTTATAATAACAGGGGGGACAACATCCTGATTTTTCCTGAAGTCGATAATCATCTCCTTGGTCTTGTTGACATTGATGTCTAGAAAAGATAACTCACACCATCTGATAAAATCTGACACCACAGGGCCATGGTTTTGTTCATCCGAGTTTAAAAGAGACACCATGACAGAATCGTCAGCAAATTTAACAATAAAACGACCTTGGTGTTGGCTTTGGCACATGTTTGTATATAAAACGAATAAAAGAGGTGAGAGGACACAGCCCTGCGGTGAACCAGTGGAGGAGATAAGAGCATCAGATAAAACATCATTGACCCTAACATGTTGGGATCTGTTTGTTAAAAAATCCATTAGCCAGCATAAAATTCCTGGGTCAATGTTGTGTAAGTTTTTTAACCTCTCTGCTAAAATGTGTGGCTGGATACAAttaaaagcagaagaaaagtcaataaaaataaGACGTGCAAAAGTTTTGGCCCCCTCTAAATGTGCAATTACTGTGTTCAGTAAAGTGCATAGTGCATCATCAGTCCCCCTACGCGACCGGTATGCAAATTGGAGCGGGTCCAGATCAGCAATGACAGAGTTTAACAGAGcagttttcacaattttttcaaatgttttcattactAAGGAGGTGAGTGCGACAGGCCTGAAGTCATTAAGCTGCTTGGGTGCGCTAACTTTTGGCACGGGAACAATTGTGGAGTCTTTCCATAGGCTGGGGACCTTGTGGAGGTGGAGAGAACATGTGAAAATAAAGGAGAAGATCCCTGCCAGCTGGTCAGCACAATTCTTTAGGGCGCGGCCACCGATGCCATCAGGGCCAGggcttttcctctcctttgtgGCCCTGAAGAGCCTCTGGACCATGCCCTGGCTGACATGGATGGAGTTCTGCCCAGGTGCCGCAGCCTTGAAGGGAGACTGCTCTGCACTAAAATCATGAGTGTTAAAGCGATTGTAAAAACTATTGAGTTCATTGGACAGGTTGAGGTCGGACTTATTTCCAAGCGTGATTGGGGGTCTCCTGGACTGTATTCCCATCATTGACTTAACCCCATCCCAAGCGGGGCGGGAGTTATTGTTGCGTAGATGTGTCTCAACTTTGTCCTTATAGCTACGTTTAGCAAGCTTAAGTTCCCTCTTAACTTGTTTCTGTAGCTCTCTGTACCTGATGGTATCACCTTGTTTGTAACAGATATTGCACTggttaattatgtttttgattgatttggACACCCAGGGTTTGTTATTGGGATAGATGGAGATATGTTTACGGGGGATGACCAGGGCCTCACAAAAAGTAATGTATACTGTAACTGTTTCTGTGAGATTTCTGTGAgaattaccagcatttcacaataattaacagtattattttacagtaacttgttgtaattaagttcccctgtaatatcccaatgaatacctgtaaaaactacactatccttggattttacagcatttaactgttattttacagtaaaatcctgcaatcaaaacacccctgttatgtcacaacaaggtctgtaatatcacagcaacacagtaaaaaaaaaaaaatgcaagggtttcacagcattcaacagtattattacagtgaaattttgtattcaaatattccctggtaagtcaTATGACATTACCAAACTCagcactgaacctgaagaggccatttccctctttACTTCTCctctgggctgaatggagaaggtgagctgcatgcATAACGTCTGTTTGCAGAACACCCatggtattttaaatgatattagcactattagctaactagctaacgttagctagttgtAGCATTTGCCTatgtggtctgatataggctagctaacgtttgctatttaccacagccgatcttattatttaaatttgaatacctaaatactgtacattatgcttttactgaactgttgagtgtgcatatgataaaattatgaaggatgatgactcaacttgataaatgctgcctgcaatgcataagtctatttaaaactgaaactatctttgcttattaacaggtacttcttgggcatcaatcctgaaagaggctcaaagaccaggaagcggacaacaatgaaccctcatatgagcaccttttgaggaaactaattgactttgagtgggcatcatagtttttttttttgttttttttttgctgcagcagttgtcaggctcagttttgagtagttctttttgtactttttttgaagacaaccttgcactacaagatttttgtacagcgctgttgcgtgtggattatagaacgtttgagactgagaggagcgcctgaccccttcacgacatcccttcatcgctctctcccttcctctcttaccttgccatgtaggcctcattcccatcctcttactgttattgtgacacagctgggtagttgaatggcaagtttctgcacagtttctctgcattttaagatggctttgaaaagtttgactaggactaggaagttcaatttcttgaattcttgaatttcttggcatttatgttgaataaccctttatttgtaaataaatatgccattgggctaacattgactttacctcagagttgtgtgttggtgtgttaattgtacaatgattgtaaattcacactaaatggaaacttcatctgcattactttcacagtaaattactgtcaacttgtgcattactttcacagtacacactgtaaaagtacagggcAATAGTATatgtctgcagacccggagactgcagattcaggcccgcagttttgggacctacagttctaggcccctcgcagcgacacctactggactggacccgcagtacaggacccgcagttctaggcccctcgcagcgccacctactggactggacccgcagtacaggacccgcagttctaggcccctcgttttcccgcgacagcgccacctactggatgactgcaaaactgcaagaatttccctcggggatcagtaCAGGAGAAGCTTTGAAGGTTTATTACACCTTCAATTCTAacagtttaaatgtttattgtaccCCAATACTGCACTGGTTTAACGTTTATCACACCAAAATACTACATACTAACAATTGATTAAAGGTTTGTTACACCTCAATATGTTTTCGCATGCACGCATATGcacaacaggagcaggaacagAAGCCTGTGTGATTcccctgactttttttcattgctcttaTGTGTACAGGCACACTCATGCAAAGCCGTGCGTGCACGCACATATGCGTGCATGCACTGTCTTGCGTGCACGCGCATGGACAAGCCGGGGAAACAGGCCAGGGATCTTGTGATTCTAACGGCTTTTTTTCATGGGCGTAgccagacatttttctctgcagttgcTTTGTAGTTGCTATACAACTGTACGGAGTTGCTTGACAGTTTACTACAATGCCAAGTAAACAGCATAAATAAGGATATGGATGTCATTATTGGCTTGTTCATTGGAATCAGAGCCGTCTCGGAGATATGCACACGCACCAGATAAACATTATGTTGTAGGCCTAGGCCTGGCAAAATCAATTTGACGTTCGTTGTTGATAATTTAACTGCTGGTATATATGCCGCTTTTTCAAGctatcttagcgtctgtgttgcttggcaaccgttctgtccacgctatcttgcttggtggaagaatgagtagttctcaattttattgtggcattattaccaataaattattattttttttttttcttgtgtgattattttatgggctatatggaGGGTAACCTCCATCCTGGGGGAAAATAACATCCTGGGGGAATTTCAATCAGGCTTTATAAAACATCATAGCACTTGCTAAAATCGTCAGCGACCTCAGACTGAACTATGATGAAAATAAGGTCTCAGTTGTTATCCTCTTGGACCTCAGAAGTTGACGCTTATGAACAATGCACTTTATGGCTTCATCATGATAAGCATGCAGCTGGAGTTTAAAGCCGCTATAGGGCAGGCCTACAGTCAATTCCCCACAAATCCTTATACAAACTATAGGAAAAGTCTCATAATCCTTTAATAAGCCCTTTAAGACTGACAACACACAAACCAAGTTGAACACAATCCTATGACAGTaattataaatgaaagaaatccTGTTCATTTAATTTGACTAGTTTGTTGTCCTACACTTAACAATGCAAACATCACAATTGAAGACATTCTTTGTCTGAGTCAGCTCAACTTTACACACTAAGTAAAATAAGGGTTTAGCAagtaataataagaataaaatgaaatgagaaaattaacTCAGGTCTGTGAGTAAATAACTCATTTGGTCAAAGGCTGCTAAGCATGGCGGTTTGAACTGTAGATTAAATGATCAACGAGAGATTCAGACAGCATACAATCATACGTTCACCGCCTTTATTCTTCTGAACACATCAGGTTATGCCCTCATATGCCACTTCCACAAAAAAAGTTCTGGTTAATACGCTGGTGGAGTTCAAGACTCATGGAGACAAAGTGCAAACTAAGGAACTGGCCCACGTTTTGAACAGTTTAGTATACCTGTTGGAATGATGAAACGACATAATCTGAGACCAAGAGGATTCATACTGAGCAGATTTCTTGGTAgtcatctccatctttccttgTAGAATAATACACTGCCGCTCAGTTCCTGCTTGAGAACCAATATTTTCTGGTTCCCAGCTGAGCATCAACCTCTCCCGTTCAGGAACCAATCTATATTTGGCAGAAATGAACACACTGGTTCTGGCTCtttaacaacaaacaacaattaGATATCTAAATGCACATAGCTCTCCATAAGCAACctgcacattttcacaaactGATGTCTTCATGGTGATGTTTGTATGTTCCAAGAGACACTACATGAGCTTTTAGGAAAGATACTTTATTGTCTGTGTATGAAAAATTGTGTTTGGCCTTGCAGCTGTCAGTtttaagaaacaataaaaatcacattaaaatgacAGTCACATTGaaagtgtgattaaaaaaaatatgtaaaaaaaataagattttacagTCCATGCAGTctaaaaaatataagaaatccataaaacaaaatgcagtaGAAGTTCATCAAGGAGCAAGTTAACAAGCAGGCGTCGTACAGTTTAACCAAGAGACACGCCTTCCGGCTGTATACCACATGTAAAGTCTAGCTTAAACACTTTCTGTGCACTGGACCCCGACTGGTGTCAACgcaaaaaacagtgaaaccatGTTCACATTATAAATTGGGAGTACTGCAATTctgaagtaattaaaaaaataataataataaaattgcaAAATTCCACATTTTACCAGGTGTTCCTTATTACATTGGTTCATTCATGGTTATCTTGACAGCATAATTTGTTTAAGTCAAATTATGTGCTACACAAGTAAATACGTATCACTCCATGCATTTTATGGATTTAAATCCCTTGCTCCAATGATTAAATATAGTTCCCCTATAAGAAGACTAAATGTAAAGCAGTGTGGTAAACCCTCTCAGCACAATTTAGTGATGGATTATGGAGGAAATACAGTTGCAGTAAGTTCATAAAGGTCATGCATGCCGTTGAAGGGAAATTGCAATTACTGGCTGGAAAATGATCGTAAACTTAATTTCTTAACCACTGATTCAGAGATTTCTTAACTGcatgattaaaaacaataagaaaTTTTACGTTACACCAGTAGCAACCCATCAAACATATTAAGCTTGAAACAGATGATAGAAAGGAAATCTGCATTGGTCAATAGCGCGCGGCGGCTCAAGGTCTTGGGAAGAGGTAGAACCGATTTGTTAAAGTGCATCGGTCTTTGGTTGGCATCTGCCTTTTGTCGACACAGGGAAATTTCTCAAAGCGCTTCATGACCTGTGTGGATGAAAGTAAGTCGGTTAGACGAAGAGACATCAGATAAATCATCCAGCATTACTGAGTCATTCGTATAATCGTGCTGTTGCTATAGTTGCACGATTGTTTCTGATGTTACCTGTTGGATTCCAGTGATGACAGTTCAGTGTTAAGTCAAAGTTCCACTTCTTCTTTTAAAATTGCAAAACTTACCTTCCTGAACAGCTCCTCGATGTGGTCCTCGCGGCAAAATTTCTTGAATTCGTCAGCCATGTACTCGATGAGAAGAGACCCAAATTGCGGCCGTCTGTATGACACAGTATCTGCAGGATTTAACACAGacattgaaaataaattaattgatGTTTGAGGGATATCAGCCCCTCTCAGTACTGTTTATGAATAGTTGATAagtgaaatccttttttttcctctctcctctcccctatGAACTGACCAGGGGTGCAGGACAGCAGGGAGATGaagtctttctctttgtgtgttctGAAGCCGTCCTCCACCATGTCGTCTGCCTGGCTGGGCTGCGGCTCACAATCTGAGGCCATGATGGCACTGTCCCCATCGCTAATAAACACAGATCCATCTTTctctgaaaaatacaaaacataccTTGAATACAGTGCATGAAAACTTCACTTGCTCATAGATTATGACAGTTTTTGGATATTAAAGTGATTAGTGTGATTAGTCTAACAACTGATCAATCCTAATTCCCGCTGAAACTATGGGAAccaacacagaaagaaagagctgTTTAAATCTGGAAAGTTTCTACTTGAAAAGTGGGGCTTGGACATGACGGAGCCACCCCTTTGAAGGTCGTCGTGTAAAAAGTAGAGGTCAAATTGCTACAAAATGCTTAGATTTAGCAGAGGATGCTCAAAATATGACGTGTGTATTAAGCTTGACCCCTGACCTCACaacatctgaatgaaaatggcttTCATAAACCTTGTGCGACCTAGCAACAGCATCCGTAAGGGGGGGGGCGGGACTTAGGACAAGTCAGTTAGGTTGACTCGGGGTCAGAGCCGTTTTGGTGTTTGTATAATAAAGGTGAGGGGATTACTTCCTCTGCAGGCCTGGATGATGACGACTTTGGGTTTGTTCACCAGAGCCGGACAGTTCTCAGAGTTCAGGTGTTTGTAGATATTCTCGATGCAGAACTCATCTGGATTATTCTTCATCCAGTGGATGCCGTGGATGACTCCCAAGTTCCCATGAGACATGATGACCACAAAGACGCTGTCTGTCTGGGAGAGCCCTGGCAGCTGCGAGAACTCCTTCACGGCTTTGTCAATTTCCTGCAAGACCACAACATGCCACCCAAATCAACCAGAGGAATCCTTTAATAACAATTTTTAAtagcagattttttcccccctctggtAAATATTACCTGTCCACTGAGGTTGGTGTATTTAAATACTTTGTAACCCAGTTCCTTGAGAAGATGCTCCATATTCTGCTCATCTTTCTCGGCTCCATATCTCGTCATGTCCGGATCGTCAAAATCCCGATTGACGATGAGCAAAGCCAGCCGACTCCTGAAGGACTTCTCATCCACGCGGTAAACCTACCAGAACAAATTAAAAAGGCAGCAGTGTTTTAGTGCACCGTTGAACGACACGGTTAAAAACAACACCTTGAATGGATCAATTTTGTAATGTCTGTTTGTaatgacagaaaatacattGTGTGAAcctgcaaaaattaaaatgtcacacttttccttttccacaacATAAATATGCCTTCAAAGGAAGCATCAAGTACATGCAGTGTGCATCCATCAGTGACATTACAATTTAACTAATTCTATGATTTGAAGATTTTGCATGCAGCTTACAATAGAACCTTATAGTGAAACATCAATATATGACATTGATAACACTGTATGCACAAAATCTGGCAACTAACTCAGACCATATCAAAtgttttatattacatttaaatttatgaTTCATGATTATGATAGACctacatcttcatcatcctgtctttgtttctttgcctCCGTGGGCGATGCTGTAGCACCTGGAAGAACAAAGCAGGGGGTCACTGTTGGGATTACAGCTCAAAAATGCCTTCCTGGCAACTTTAAATCATAACGAGGCAGCActttagaaaaaacaaatgagggAAATGATAAGCTTTTATCAGGCTAAATTGCTTTTGAAAATTACAATATGAGGGGTTTCACTGCCAAAATGTTATACATCAGTGTTACATATGCATAATTGTGCTGTATGACATCTGTCATCCATGTAACAGTAACATCTCATTAAGTTATTTTCTTTGATGCAAGCAATTGCTTGTTGTATCTCATATATATAGATGCACACTAGAGGACTCTTTAAAAAGGCCAGTTTTGTAAAGCCCTAAAAATGTGATACTTATACCGTGACTTATACTGATCATGATAAATTTCAGAACTCTTGATTGAGTTAAGctcattcaaaagaaaaaacgtGTAGCCTAGTAAATGCAGAAATAAGCCAGTCCTGCTTATTTTCTGCTTAGCTGAGGGTCCTGGGGCTTACAGACAACAAATTAAATGGCAAAGgaaaaaattaaagattaaTGAATAATTCTCCTACTCTCTACTCTGATTCTGTGTCTTCTTGCCTTATTGTAGAGCTGATTTAATATTCTTCATATCATGATTATAGTTATTTAAATGAATATGGGACAGGTTGTCATGTGCATCTATGTACAAGGTATGTCTATTCGTCCACATGCCccttaaatagttttttttattattattatgttctTGCAAACAAGGCACATATGAAAAATAGGGCTTGGCCTGGGTATGTTTCCTGTGCGAGTCTAAGTCTTCCgaaataaacaggaaaacactCACCAAAATCCGTGGATAACCCTCTTGTATCCTGACCTGCAAGAacgagagaacacacacacacacacacacacacacacacacacacacacacacacacacacacacacacacacacacacacaaatatgaccATAGGTTATTTTTCACAGGCCACACCTCTGATGGTTTTACTGCAACTTATGCCACTATGGCGTCTTGGAAATGTCTAACTTGGCCTGATCGTGAAATAATCCTACTCAATAACTTGCTATTGGCCTGCTCCACACCGTGAGCAAATGTAGCCTTTGCAACTTAGGTTCTTTGTTCTTTACTTCACATAGTCCgagcagattaaaaaaatgcaaatgcaaatgataTGAGATACTTTCTTTTTGACACTGATatgactggtgtgtgtttccGCTCATGCTGGGTGAACTCACCGAGTTTCTTCGCCTCTTCGTTGCAGCCGATCTCCGTCAGCAGCTCCACGGTGACCTGCAGCGCTCCGGACTCCGTGAATGTGGACACCAGAGCGTCTGCGATGACCAGAAAGTCTTGTCCCTCCACGGCATTGGTCTTGACGCGCTTGTCCCCCCTCCGGTCCAGCAGCGCGGCGCGGAACTTGTTCAGCTTCTTCTCCGTAAGATCCTCCAGCGCGTCTTTAATCGCCGCTTTGATGGTTTTGGGTGGCATTTCTCCTCAGTCTCTTGGAAGTGAACCGCTGTCCTGATCTCAGAGCCTCTTCACCGTGGAAAACCACCAACGAGCTGCAATTTCCTGGTCGCCGGAGATATAAACCCTTCGCGCCCGGGGAAGAAAACGTGTAGCCCCGACCTTGTTGCCTTCCTGTCAACTCGGAAACATGTTAATTGTGAAGGAGCTCGCAAGAACAACCTGGTTAAGTGCAGCACTGCTGTGATTGGCCCTACCTGAGATGGCCAGATGTGCCGTAGCGTGGTGTGGTAGGCGATTTTTACCTCCCAAAGCGAAATCATCCCTAAGGAGTGGGCGATTACGAGCAGCACTCGAAGGCATCGTAAGATAGCTTGCAGTGTCACTAAAGGGACGTTAACTCAAACCATATGAAAAGACTCCTGTAATAAACCGGGTCAGGCCAATTGTCTtgttcagtaaaaataaaatgaaacttaatTAAACACATAACTCGTTACTAAGCATTATAAAGACTATAGTGGAAAACCCTAACAACTCTGTAGGTTAAAATAAAACgtataatatttctataatatatTTCAAGAATGCAATAAAATaggcatttattcattcataagCAACAGGCAGAATATAGAGGAACATTAAATGATACTCTGTATACTGGAATAGAAGATACATGAACTGAAACACGGTCTCATGATCAGGATGTCTTTATTAGACTACCTTTGTATAGGCTACTGTCTGTGTTCTTTGGACCAAAAGTTTGTGATACACCATACTGCCAACTATCCAACTAGCACGCTGTCGTCTTTGTAATGGTTTGTAATGGTTGCG
The Myripristis murdjan chromosome 16, fMyrMur1.1, whole genome shotgun sequence DNA segment above includes these coding regions:
- the LOC115373696 gene encoding caspase-13-like, translated to MTTKSARLAIKDALEDLTEKKLKKFRAALLDRRGEPRVKTNAVDGKDLLTITDVLVSTFTASRALQVTVELLKEIGCNDEAQRLEMPPKTIKAAIKDALEDLTEKKLNKFRAALLDRRGDKRVKTNAVEGQDFLVIADALVSTFTESGALQVTVELLTEIGCNEEAKKLGQDTRGLSTDFGECATASPTEAKKQRQDDEDVYRVDEKSFRSRLALLIVNRDFDDPDMTRYGAEKDEQNMEHLLKELGYKVFKYTNLSGQEIDKAVKEFSQLPGLSQTDSVFVVIMSHGNLGVIHGIHWMKNNPDEFCIENIYKHLNSENCPALVNKPKVVIIQACRGKKDGSVFISDGDSAIMASDCEPQPSQADDMVEDGFRTHKEKDFISLLSCTPDTVSYRRPQFGSLLIEYMADEFKKFCREDHIEELFRKVMKRFEKFPCVDKRQMPTKDRCTLTNRFYLFPRP